AGGGTCTCCAGGCCGCGGGCATCACCTGCTACGGCGGCGTCAACGCTCCCTACATCTGGCTCAAGACCCCCGAGGGCATGAGCAGCTGGGATTTTTTCGACAAGCTGCTCAATGAATGTCACGTGGTCGGCACGCCGGGCAGCGGCTTCGGCCCCAGCGGCGAAGGCTATTTCCGCCTGTCCGCTTTCGGCGATCGCGAAAACGTGGTAGCGGCCGTCGAACGCATTCAGCGCAAGTGGGGAAAGTAAAGCTGATTCGAGCCGCACATTCAACATTGTAACCGTTCAACTTGGGGGGTGGGCACGCGCCCACCCCTTTATTTCTCCTTGGCCATGCATCGGGACAATCTTTCTTCACAAGAGTTGGGCTGGCTGCGCCTGCACCTCACGCCACGCCTGGGTCGAAAAGCTTTGCGACGCCTGCATCAGGTTTTCGGCTCCCTTGAGGCAATTCTTGCCGATACCACGCCCGCGCGCCTGGCACGCGGCGGCCTGTCGCCAAAACTGGCGACGGCGATTCCCGCGGAGGATGATCCGAATTTGGCCGCCACGGCCGCCAAACTCGCGCAGGACGGCGTGCGGCTGGTGAGCCTGTGGGACGCGGATTTTCCGCCCCTGCTCGCCGGCATCCCCGATCCGCCGGCGCTGCTTTACGTGCGCGGCCACTGGCCTCCGGCGCCGGGACTCGCAGTGGTAGGCGCGCGCCGCGCCGGCGCGGAAAGTCGTCAGATGGTACGTGAGATTGCCCGCGATCTGGCAGGCCACGGCGTCTGCATCATCTCGGGGCTGGCACGGGGCATCGACACCGCCGCCCATCTCGGCGCGCTTGATGCGGGGGGCGCGACCGTTGCGGTGCTGGGCTGCGGCATTGACCGCATCTACCCTCCAGAAAACCGGAAACTCTTTCATCAGATCGCCACCCAGGGCACGCTGATTTCCGAATACGCTCCCGGCACCCCGCCCCTGGCGGGCAACTTTCCGGGACGCAACCGCATCGTGAGTGGTTTGGCGCTGGGTGTGCTGGTGGCCGAGGCCGCCGTCGGCAGTGGTTCCCTGATCACCGCCGATTTTGCCCTGGAACAGGGCCGCGAAGTGTTCGCCCTGCCCGGCGCGCCCTACGGCGCCTCCTGTACCGGCTCAAATACGCTGCTCAAGGAGGGCGCACATCTGGTTACCGAGGCGCGCGACATCCTCGATCTGCTCTGGTCGGACCTGGCGCGCAGCGCTTTGGGCGCTCCGGCTGCGGCGCCTGCACCCCTGCCGGAGCTTTCCAAGGAGGCTCTCCAGGTATTGGAGCCCATGGACACAAACGCCCTGCACATCGATGAAATCGTCCGGAAAAGTGGGTTGACTCCCATGGAGGTTTCCGCTATTTTACTGCACTTGGAACTTCAGGGGGGCGTCAGACAGTTGCCCGGAATGCATTATCAGCGCATTCGTCCTGGATGAATCCGGGGTTTGGTTCCCAGAGGAGGTTTTTTGAGAGACAGGGTTCTGGCCATTGTCAGCATCATTACGCAGTTTATCCTCGAAGAGAACGACCTGCTGACGAATGAAAATGAAATCGTTCAGGAACTGCTGGATATCGGCTTTGAGGTCGATGAGATCGACGCAGCCTTTTCCTGGATGGAGAATCAGACCCTGGAGCCGCTGGAACCCTCCCTGCCCAGCCTGGGAGTTACCAGTCAGCGCGTCTTTACCCTGCGCGAGAGTCTGATGTTGTCCCTGGAAGCGCGCGGCTTTCTCGTGCGGTTGCGCAGCCTGGGCATTGTCGATGACAATGTGGAAGAGGAAATCATCGAGCGAGCCATGTCCACCGGTGAGGATGAGGTGGGTCTCAAGGAGATCAAGCACATCGCGATTCTCGCTCTTTTTTCCCGCGCTCAGCAGCAGTGGCGCAAAGAGGTCGACTGCATTCTGGACGACGACTGGTCAGCTCTTTATCATTGAAAATCAGCAGGCTGCAGGATTTCCTGCAGCCTTTTTCGTTTCTGACCCGGCATGCCTCAAAACCGTGCGGGCAGCGAGGAACCTATGGCAAAACATCTGGTCATTGTCGAATCTCCCGCCAAAGCTAAAACCATCGAAAAATTCCTTGGTCCCGGCTACAAGGTTATGGCCTCTTACGGGCATGTGCGCGCGATGCCGAGCAAACAGGGATCGGTGGACATCAGCCAGGACTTCGAACCCAAATACCAGGTGCTGCCTGAGAGTCGCCGGCACATTGATGGGTTGAAGAAAGAGGTCGAAAAAAGCGAAGAACTCATCCTTGCCACTGACCCCGACCGTGAAGGTGAAGCCATCGCTTGGCATCTTCTGGAAGCGCTGGGCCTGACCGAGGATGGCAACAAGCCGCGGGTCAAGCGCGTGGTCTTTCACGAAATCACCAAGAATGCCGTAAAAAAGGCCATGGACAATCCGCGCCGGGTCGCCACTGAACTGGTGGATGCGCAACAGGCCCGTGCCGTTCTCGATTATTTGGTGGGATTCAACCTTTCTCCCTTTCTGTGGAAAAAAATTCGCTACGGCCTCTCGGCGGGCCGCGTTCAATCCGTGGCCTTGCGCCTGGTCTGTGAACGCGAGAAAGAAATCCAGGCTTTCACGGCGCAGGAATACTGGACCATTGACGCACTCCTGGCGCCCACCGCAGCGGCAAAGCGGACCAATTTCAAAGCACGCCTGCACAGCCTCGACGGTCAGCGTCTCGACAAGTTCGCCATCGGCGCGGAGCCGCAGGCCCTGGATCTCGTCAAGCAGATCGCCGCCTGCGACTTTGCCGTGCAGAAAGTCACTCAAAGCGAGAAAAAACGCAATCCCGCGCCACCGTTCACCACCAGCACCTTGCAGCAGGAGGCCAGCCGCAAGCTGGGCTACTCGGCGCGCAAAACCATGAGCACCGCGCAGAAGCTCTACGAAGGGGTCGACATCGGAGAAGGTGCGGTCGGTCTGATCACCTATATGCGAACCGACTCGGTAGCCCTCTCCGATGAGGCCACCGGTCAGGCCCGCGACGTCATCACCCAGCTTTACGGCACGGACTACGCCCTGTCCAAACCCCGGGTGTTCCGCAGTCGCGCGAAAAACGCCCAGGAAGCTCATGAAGCGGTGCGCCCGACCAACGTCGCCAACACCCCGGAGAAGGTCAAGCCCTTTCTCACCTCCGACCAGTACCGTCTTTACCGCCTGATCTGGATGCGTACCGTTGCCTCGCAGATGGCGGCCGCGATTCTCGACAGCACCTCCGTCGACATCGCCGCCGGCGAGCGCTTCATGTTTCGCGCCTCGGGCCAGGTGATTCGCTTCCCCGGTTTCATGAAGCTCTACATCGAAGGCACCGACGACAGCGAGGAGGAAAAAGAGGGAACCCTGCCCGCCCTCAGCGAAGGCGAGGCGCTGACGCGCGAGGAAATCCTCCCCGAGCAGCACTTCACCCAGCCGCCGCCGCGCTACACCGAGGCGAGCCTGGTCAAGACTCTCGAAGAATACGGCATCGGTCGCCCCTCCACCTACGCCAGCATCATGAACACCCTGGTTACGCGCAAGTACGTGCGCCTGGAAAAGCGCACCTTCTTTCCCGAGGACGTGGGCATGGTGGTCAGCGATCTGCTCACCCAGCACTTCCCGCGCTATGTCGACTATGCCTTTACCGCGGAAATGGAGGAAGAACTCGACGCCATATCCCGCGGCGAACATCAGTGGCGGCCCGCCATCCGCGAATTCTGGGAGCCCTTTATCGCCCTGCTCAAACAAAAGGAGCAGGAAGTCTCCAAGGCCGATGTAACCACCGAAAAAACCGATCGCATCTGCCCTGAATGCGGCAAGGAGCTGGTGGTCAAGCTTGGCCGTGCGGGCAAATTTCTCGCGTGTTCGGGCTTCCCCGACTGCCGCCACACCGAGCCCCTGGGCACCGAAGAAAAAGAAGAGCCGGTGCTCTCCGACCAGAAGTGCGACAAGTGCCAGGCCCCCATGCTCATCAAGGAAGGTCGCTACGGCAAGTTTCTCGCCTGCTCGGCGTATCCGGCCTGCAAGAACATCCAGCCCCTGGTCAAGCCCAAAGCGCTGGGCATCACCTGCCCCGAGTGCAAAGAGGGCGAGTTGATGGAGAAAAAAAGCCGCTATGGCAAAATTTTCTATTCCTGCAACCGCTATCCAAAATGCAAATATGCCCTGTGGGATCTGCCCTTGACCCAAGCCTGTCCCAAGTGCAAATTCCCCGTGACCGTGGAAAAAACCACCAAGCGCGAAGGCACGGTGCACAAGTGTCCCCAGGAGTCCTGTGACTGGAAAGAAACCCTGGTACCGCCGGTACCTAAGGACCCTGCGGCCAAAGCGACAAAACCTGCCAAGACGGCTAAGACCGCCAAGGCCACGAAAGCCACCAAGGCCGCCCCCAAAGACAAAAAGGGCTGATTTAAAAACCCTGCGACGTCTTGCCGCCGCACAAAAATGTGGATTTAAAGCTGACTCTTCAGCGCCGGCTGTGAATACGCCGGCGCTGCTGCTTTCTGTGAGCCTGATATGAATGAGCAACTGAGCATTATCGGCGCCGGCCTTGCCGGTTGTGAAGCTGCCTGGCAAGCCGCCGAGCGCGGTCTGAGGGTGCGGCTTTACGAAATGAAGCCACAGCGCTATTCCCCCGCCCACCAGAGTCCAGGCCTGGCGGAACTGGTCTGCTCCAACAGCCTGCGCGGCGTGGCTCTGAATAACGCTGTCGGACTGCTCAAGGAAGAGCTGCGCCGCTGCGGAGCCCTGTTCATGGCGGCCGCAGACGCCACCGCGGTGCCCGCCGGGGGGGCCCTGGCGGTGGATCGAGAG
The DNA window shown above is from Geoalkalibacter ferrihydriticus DSM 17813 and carries:
- the dprA gene encoding DNA-processing protein DprA yields the protein MGTRPPLYFSLAMHRDNLSSQELGWLRLHLTPRLGRKALRRLHQVFGSLEAILADTTPARLARGGLSPKLATAIPAEDDPNLAATAAKLAQDGVRLVSLWDADFPPLLAGIPDPPALLYVRGHWPPAPGLAVVGARRAGAESRQMVREIARDLAGHGVCIISGLARGIDTAAHLGALDAGGATVAVLGCGIDRIYPPENRKLFHQIATQGTLISEYAPGTPPLAGNFPGRNRIVSGLALGVLVAEAAVGSGSLITADFALEQGREVFALPGAPYGASCTGSNTLLKEGAHLVTEARDILDLLWSDLARSALGAPAAAPAPLPELSKEALQVLEPMDTNALHIDEIVRKSGLTPMEVSAILLHLELQGGVRQLPGMHYQRIRPG
- a CDS encoding DUF494 family protein, whose translation is MRDRVLAIVSIITQFILEENDLLTNENEIVQELLDIGFEVDEIDAAFSWMENQTLEPLEPSLPSLGVTSQRVFTLRESLMLSLEARGFLVRLRSLGIVDDNVEEEIIERAMSTGEDEVGLKEIKHIAILALFSRAQQQWRKEVDCILDDDWSALYH
- the topA gene encoding type I DNA topoisomerase, which encodes MAKHLVIVESPAKAKTIEKFLGPGYKVMASYGHVRAMPSKQGSVDISQDFEPKYQVLPESRRHIDGLKKEVEKSEELILATDPDREGEAIAWHLLEALGLTEDGNKPRVKRVVFHEITKNAVKKAMDNPRRVATELVDAQQARAVLDYLVGFNLSPFLWKKIRYGLSAGRVQSVALRLVCEREKEIQAFTAQEYWTIDALLAPTAAAKRTNFKARLHSLDGQRLDKFAIGAEPQALDLVKQIAACDFAVQKVTQSEKKRNPAPPFTTSTLQQEASRKLGYSARKTMSTAQKLYEGVDIGEGAVGLITYMRTDSVALSDEATGQARDVITQLYGTDYALSKPRVFRSRAKNAQEAHEAVRPTNVANTPEKVKPFLTSDQYRLYRLIWMRTVASQMAAAILDSTSVDIAAGERFMFRASGQVIRFPGFMKLYIEGTDDSEEEKEGTLPALSEGEALTREEILPEQHFTQPPPRYTEASLVKTLEEYGIGRPSTYASIMNTLVTRKYVRLEKRTFFPEDVGMVVSDLLTQHFPRYVDYAFTAEMEEELDAISRGEHQWRPAIREFWEPFIALLKQKEQEVSKADVTTEKTDRICPECGKELVVKLGRAGKFLACSGFPDCRHTEPLGTEEKEEPVLSDQKCDKCQAPMLIKEGRYGKFLACSAYPACKNIQPLVKPKALGITCPECKEGELMEKKSRYGKIFYSCNRYPKCKYALWDLPLTQACPKCKFPVTVEKTTKREGTVHKCPQESCDWKETLVPPVPKDPAAKATKPAKTAKTAKATKATKAAPKDKKG